One window from the genome of Paracoccus zhejiangensis encodes:
- the dprA gene encoding DNA-processing protein DprA gives MTTGPFSFDTPNTPPTAKDDDLSFLRLIRSRRVGPATFHRLITEQGSVAAALAALPEIARSAGLEGYETCPEATAEAELRAGRRVGARFLRCDHPDYPPALRQIDGAPPVLWIRGDARWLQGDPFAVIGARNASSLGLRMARGMAAGLGEAGHCVVAGLARGIDTAAHNAALPTGTVAVMAGGIDQIYPAENAILAAQIAEMGALVSEQAPGVEPAARHFPARNRIISGLSRAVVVIEAAHRSGSLITAKNALDQGREVMAVPGHPMDARAAGCNALIRDGAALVRCAADVIAVSFGTEAERKTRLELPESKPVTPRPSLPNRACDSGGPAGLEARIMNWLSPSPSDEDDLIRRLGVPASVANSAILSLELQGMLTRLAGGRLARN, from the coding sequence ATGACGACTGGACCGTTTTCTTTCGACACCCCCAACACCCCACCCACCGCGAAGGACGACGATCTCAGCTTCCTTCGCCTCATCCGCTCTCGCCGCGTCGGGCCGGCGACCTTTCACCGCCTGATCACCGAACAGGGCTCGGTCGCGGCGGCCCTTGCCGCGCTGCCGGAGATTGCGCGCAGCGCCGGTCTCGAGGGCTACGAGACCTGCCCCGAAGCCACCGCCGAAGCCGAATTGCGCGCCGGTCGTCGGGTCGGTGCCCGCTTCCTGCGCTGCGATCACCCCGATTACCCCCCGGCCCTGCGCCAGATCGACGGCGCCCCCCCGGTCCTGTGGATCCGTGGCGATGCACGCTGGCTGCAGGGCGACCCCTTTGCCGTGATCGGCGCGCGCAACGCCTCGTCCCTCGGCCTCCGCATGGCGCGGGGCATGGCGGCCGGTCTTGGCGAGGCCGGGCATTGCGTCGTCGCGGGGCTGGCGCGCGGCATTGACACCGCCGCCCATAACGCCGCGCTGCCCACCGGTACGGTCGCGGTGATGGCGGGCGGGATCGACCAGATCTATCCCGCCGAAAACGCCATCTTGGCCGCCCAGATTGCCGAAATGGGCGCGCTGGTTTCGGAACAGGCGCCCGGTGTGGAACCAGCGGCCCGCCATTTCCCCGCCCGCAACCGCATCATTTCGGGCCTTTCGCGCGCGGTGGTGGTGATCGAGGCGGCACATCGTTCCGGCAGCCTGATCACCGCGAAGAATGCCCTCGATCAGGGGCGCGAGGTGATGGCGGTGCCCGGCCACCCGATGGATGCCCGCGCCGCCGGCTGCAATGCACTGATCCGCGACGGCGCGGCGCTGGTGCGCTGCGCGGCGGATGTGATCGCCGTGAGTTTCGGGACGGAGGCAGAGCGCAAGACGCGACTCGAACTGCCGGAGTCCAAACCCGTCACGCCGCGCCCGTCCTTGCCGAACCGCGCCTGTGATTCGGGCGGTCCCGCCGGTCTGGAGGCGCGGATCATGAACTGGCTCTCGCCCAGCCCCAGCGACGAGGACGACCTGATCCGGCGGCTTGGGGTGCCGGCCTCGGTTGCCAACAGCGCCATCCTATCGCTGGAACTGCAGGGGATGCTGACACGGCTGGCCGGTGGTCGGCTGGCACGCAACTAG
- a CDS encoding VOC family protein, whose protein sequence is MIEITGLDYLVLTVRDIDLTIAFYSGILGMRAVTFGAGRTPLHFGSQKINLHRAGHEFEPKARSPLPGSADLCFLLANRPDQTLAALRSAGIAIEEGPVARTGASGPILSVYLRDPDGNLVELGHPDRGDGAS, encoded by the coding sequence ATGATCGAGATCACCGGGCTGGACTATCTGGTGCTGACCGTTCGCGACATCGACCTCACGATTGCCTTCTATTCCGGTATCTTGGGCATGAGGGCCGTCACCTTCGGCGCGGGCCGGACGCCGCTGCATTTCGGCAGCCAGAAGATCAACCTGCACCGCGCCGGGCACGAGTTCGAACCCAAGGCCAGATCGCCCCTGCCCGGCTCGGCCGATCTCTGCTTCCTGTTGGCGAACCGCCCCGACCAGACCCTCGCGGCGCTGCGCTCCGCCGGCATCGCCATCGAGGAGGGTCCGGTCGCCCGGACCGGGGCCAGCGGGCCGATCCTCTCGGTCTATCTGCGCGACCCGGATGGCAACCTGGTCGAACTGGGCCATCCTGACCGTGGCGACGGGGCCAGTTGA